The Streptomyces sp. NBC_01317 genomic interval AGGACGGCCCCCGCGAGTCATGTCCTCGCGAGGGCCGTCCGTTCCATCCGCCCGCCGTGAAGGGTGAGAAGACGATCACGAGCAGGACGTGTGCGGCCTCCCGCGCGGGGAGGCCCCCCGTCAGGGGGCGATCAGGAGGTTGTTGGCGTTCTTCCGGGCGGCCGTGTAGCGCTTCGCCACGTCCTGCCAGTTGACGACCCGCCACATCGCCTCGACGAAGTCCACCTTCTGGTTCTTGTACTGGAGGTAGAAGGCGTGCTCCCAGGCGTCGAAGACCAGGATCGGGACCGAGCCCTGGCCGACGTTGCCCTGGTGGTCGTAGATCTGCTCCACGATCAGCCGGCCGCTGACGGGCTCGTACGCGAGGACGCCCCACCCCGACCCCTGCGTGGTCGCCGCCGCCTTCGTCAGCTGGGCCTTGAAGCCCGCGAACGACCCGAACGACGCGGCGATCGCGTCGGCCAGCTCCCCGACGCCGTCCGCCGCGAGCGGCTCGCCGCCGCCGTCACCGGTCATGTTGTGCCAGTAGATCGAGTGCAGGATGTGGCCGGAGAGGTGGAACGCCAGGCTCTTCTCCAGGCCGTTGACAGCCCCCCACGACTCCTTGTCCCGCGCCTCCGCGAGCTGTTCGAGCGTGTCGTTGGCGCCCTTGACGTAGGCCGCGTGGTGCTTGTCGTGGTGCAGCTCGACGATCTGCGGGTTGATCACCGGTTCGAGCGCCGCGTAGTCGTACGGAAGTTCGGGAAGTGTGTAAACGGCCATGTCCAAGCCCTCCGAAACTCTTATTGCACATCTTATGCAAGTGCACGCTAACAGCAAGAGGACTCCGATGCGGGCAGGTGCCTTGTGACACCCCCGACAAGCCGCTGACCTCCTCTTTGTGGGCGTCCGACGGTGATCGGGCCAGGCCGGCCGGGTTACGGTCGGGCTGTCCCCCCGCCCGGAACACGCCACGGCCTGCCCGGCGCACCCTGACGACCGCCGGAGTCCCCATGAGCACCGCCGCCCCCGCCCCCCGTACCGGAGTGGTCCTCGCCGATCTCCTCCCGGCCCACCGCGCCCGCGCGCGCGACCTCGCCCTGGTGGTCGGCGGCGCCGTCCTCACCGGCGTCGCGGCCCAGCTCTCCGTGCCGGTCCCCGGCTCACCGGTGCCGGTCACGGGACAGACCTTCGCCGCGCTGCTCATCGGCGTCTCCCTCGGTGCCCGCCGCGGCTTCCTCTCCCTGGCCCTGTACGCGCTGCTCGGCATGGCCGGGCTCCCGTGGTTCTCCGAAGGCGCCTCCGGCGTGAGCTTCCCGACCCTCGGTTACGTCCTCGGGATGCTGCTCGCCGCGACGGTCGTCGGCGCACTGGCCCGCCGGGGCGGCGACCGGTCCGTCGTCAGGACGGCCGGGACGATGGTCCTGGGCTCCGCGATCATCTACGCGGTCGGCGTCCCGTACCTCGCCGTGTCGGCGGACATGTCGCTGAGCGCCGCCGTCTCGGCCGGCCTGGTGCCGTTCCTGCTGGGCGACGCGCTCAAGGCCGCGCTGGCGATGGGCGCGCTGCCCGCCGCGTGGAAGCTGGCCGGCCGCCGGGGCTGACACGGACCGTCCCGGCCCCCGATGACGGTCACCCTGCGACACCCGTGCCACACTCGGAGCATGCGCGTGTACCTCGGTTCCGACCATGCCGGCTTTGAACTCAAGAACCACCTCGTCCAGTGGCTCAAGGCCCAGGGCCACGACCCCGTCGACTGCGGGCCCCACATCTTCGACGCCCAGGACGACTACCCGCCGTTCTGCCTGCGCGCCGCGGAGCGTACGGCGGCCGACCCGGACAGCCTCGGCATCGTGATCGGCGGCTCCGGCAACGGCGAGCAGATCGCGGCCAACAAGGTCAAGGGCGTACGGGCCGTCCTCGCCTGGAGCGAGCAGACGGCGGCGCTCGGCCGTGAGCACAACAACGCGAACGTCATCTCCGTCGGCGGCCGGATGCACACGGAGGAGGAGGCGACCTCCTTCATCGCGACCTTCCTGACCACGCCGTACTCGGGCGAGGAGCGGCACGCGCGCCGGATCGAGATGCTCGCGGAGTACGAGAGCACCCACGTCCTGCCGCCGATCCCGCCGCACCACCCGCGGCAGGACTAGCAAGGCCGGCAGAACCCCACGACCCCTGTGCCGCCGGGCACCCCTGAACGGCCGCCCGGCGGCACCGTCATGCCGACAGCACTTCCGAGGAGACCACCGTGCCCGAGGGGCATACGATCCACCGCCTCGCCGAGGACCACCTCGACCGCTTCGGCGGCCGGCCGGTACGGGTCAGCAGCCCGCAGGGCAAGTTCTCCGACAGCGCGGCCCTGCTCGACGGCCAGGTCCTCGACACGGTGGACGCCCACGGCAAGCACCTCTTCCTGGGCTTCGGACCGGGCGGCTGGGTCCACATCCACCTCGGCCTGTTCGGCAAGGTCGCCCTCGGGGACGCGCCCGCCCCGCCGCCCACGGACACCGTCCGGCTGCGCCTCGTCTCCGCCACGGCGTACATGGACCTGCGGGGTCCCACGACCTGCGCCCTGATCACCGATCCCGAGAAGCGGGCGATACACGACCGGTTGGGCCCGGACCCCCTGCGCCCGGGCGACGACGGCGAGAAGGCGTGGGCCCGGATCTCCCGTTCCCGTACGACCGTCGCCGCCCTCCTCATGGACCAGAAGGTCATCGCCGGGGTCGGCAACGTCTACCGCGCCGAAGTCCTCTTCCGGCACGGCATCGACCCGTACCGCCCCGGCAAGGACCTCACCCGCGCCGAGTGGGACGCGATCTGGGCGGACCTGGTGGAGCTGATGCGCGAGGGCGTACGGAACAACCGCATCGACACCGTCCGCCCCGCGCACACCCCCGAGGCCATGGGCCGGCCGCCCCGCGTGGACGACCACGGCGGCGAGGTCTACGTCTACCGCAGGGCGGCGCTGCCCTGCCTCCTCTGCGGTACGGAGATCCGTACGGCACCGCTAGCCGCCCGCAACCTCTTCTGGTGCCCGCGCTGCCAGAGCGCCGACCCCGCTTCTTCTTAGCCGGGGGGTGCTAGAAGCCGTGCGGCAGCCACGGGGCGACGTCCGAGCCGAAGGCCGTCGACGCCTCCGCCAGCGCGCCCGGGCGCAGTTCGGTCACCCGGCCCGCGCCCGCCAGCGAGATCAGCGACACCCCGCCCAGATACGCCGCGCCCAACTCCCGTACCGACAGGGCCAGATCGGCCTGGTCCGCCGTACGGACGCAGGACGCGCCCTTCGTGTCGCCGGTCAGCCGCCAACGCCCCTCGTTCCAGGGGCAGAAGGTGTCCTTGACCTCCACCACGACGTCCACGGGCGTCCGGTACGTACGTGCCTCCAGCGCCGCGCCCACCTCCACCAGCCGTACGTACAGCGCGTCCCTGACCTGGAGACCGCAGCGCCGCACGTCCGAGACCAGGTACTGGAAGGGATCGTCCAGGGGCCGGTTGCGCGCCCGGACGGTCGAGGTCAGGTCGATGCCGAAGAGGAAACGCCAGAGTTCGCCGTACGCCTCCGCGTCGCGCGCGTACAGCTCACGCAGCTCGACCGTGCCCTTCGGGCCCGAGCGGTCCCACTCCGGCTTCACGCGGTAGAGGGTGAACCCCGCCACCTCGCCGTCCCTCTCCACCAGCACACACTGGAGCGGCGACATCCCGTCCTGCTCGCGCTCGCCGTTGACGACGGGCAGCCGCTCCCAGCCGGGCCCGCGGGCGATCATGCCGGGCCGTACCGGGACCTGCGAGGCGTAGACCTTCTCGCACGCGGCCTGTACGGCGGGGTCGTTCGGCCTGACCTGCCGCAGCCGGACCCGGCCGGCGTTCCCGGCGGGGGCGGCCGGGGGAATCCGTACCCGTGCCGTGTCGATCTCCGCGGACAGCTCCTGCGTCGCCGCCGCGTACCCGAACCGCCCGTAGATCGCCGGTTCCGACGCCGTCAGCACCGCGAGCGGCTCGCCCCACGCCCGTACGTCGTCCAGCTGGCGCCGCATCATCGCCGAGAGCACCCCGCGCCGCCGGTACGTCGGCGCCACGCTCACCATCGTGACCCCCGCCGCGTCCACGCGCGCGCCGCCCGGCACCGTGAGACCGAAGCGGAACGCCCCCGCCGTCGCGACGCACTCGTCCTCGTCCCACGCGCCGATGAAGCGCCCGAACTCCGTGAGGTCCCGCCACAGGGCACGTTCCTGGGAGATCTCGGAGACACCGCCGAAGGCGTGTTCGAGCACGGTGTACCAGCGGTTCCAGTCGGCCGGCACCAGCTCGCGCAGATCAGTCGTCATATGCCATGAGTAGCAGGGGTACGACGATCGGGCGACCCGATTTCGAACACAATGTCACGGGGGTCCCCCTGCACGTGGGGCAGGCGGATGGATAGGGTCCACAACAATGGCCGGTAACGCGAGAACGGACTCCTTCACGGCCCGGATGCGCAGAACGCTGCACCGGGGCCGTATCGCCCTGCGCAAATCAGGGGTCGACTATTTCCGCGGGGACGGGTCCGACTGGATCGCCCTCGTGGGGCTGTTGCTCACCGTTCCGGTCATCGCCGTCGTCACGGTCGCGGTCCCGGTCTGGTGCGCGCCCTCCACCCTCGTCCTGCCCATCGTGGCCGGCGGTCTGCTGCTGCGGCCCGCCAGCCTGCTCGGCCTGTACGCCGCCGCGGCCACCGCGCTGATCGTCGAGTCGGTCGTCCTCGGCCCGTACACGGAAGGCACCGGCCGGGTCACCCCCGGCGTGGTCCTGGTCGTCGCGGCCTGCGGGCTCTTCGGCCTGCTGATCGCCCAGTTCAGAGCCCGGGTCGGGGTGCCGTGGCGGCGCGGCGGGACGATGCTCTTCGACCTGCGCGAACGCATCCGCGTGCAGAGCGCGCTGCCGCAGCTGCCCAAGGGCTGGCACCACGAGATGGCGCTGCGCCCGGCGGGCGGGCAGTCCTTCTCCGGGGACTTCGTCGTGGCGGCCCGTACGCACGGCGGGCGCACGCTGGAAGTGGTCCTCACGGACGTGTCCGGCAAGGGGATGGACGCGGGCTCGCGGGCGCTGCTGCTGTCCGGTGCCTTCGGGGGCCTGCTCGGGTCGCTCCCTCCGCACGGCTTCCTCCCGGCGGCCAACGGCTATCTGCTCCGCCAGGACTGGGACGAGGGCTTCGCGACCTCGATCCACTTGGTCCTCGATCTGGACTCCGGCGACTACGAACTGCTCTCCGCCGGCCACCTGCCCGCCCTCCAGCTGCACGCGGGCAGCGGCCGCTGGGACGAGATGTCGGGGGAGGGCCCGCTGCTCGGTGTCTACGACGCGGCGCAGTTCGACCCGGTGAAGGGCTCGTTGCGGCCAGGTGACGTCCTGATGTTGTTCACGGACGGTCTGGTGGAGGCCCCGGGCCGCGATCTCGCGGAGGGGATCGACCGCCTGACCGGCGAGGCCGACCGGTATGTGGCGGGCGGGTTCGAGGGGGCGGCGTGGCATCTGATCGAGGCGGTGGCGAAGGACGTCAACGACGACAGGGCGCTGCTGCTGATCTGCCGCGAGGCGTGACGTTCCCCTTCCGTAAGACTTTCCCGGCCTCCGGCGGGGCTCCGAAGGGCGAAGCTGGGGCGGTCACGCGCGTACCCGCGCGGACCGGGCAACCCGGAATGGAACAGAACATGGTGGTTCGCGGAGTCGGCGGGGTCATTCTGTGCGTGCTGGGAGCGCTCTGGATCGCCCAGGGCACGGGCGCGGTGAGCGGCTCGGGCATGTCGGGCAAGAGCCAGTACGCGTTCCTGGGCGCCCTGGTGGTCCTGGTGGGCGCGTATCTCCTCTACCAGGCCTGGCGCATCCGGGGCCGCACGCGCCGGTGAGCGGCGGGCACGTCAGGCGGTGTCGGGGGCCTCACACACCCAGGTGAGCAGCGTGTACGTACGCCCCTTGTCCGTGACGGTCTCCG includes:
- a CDS encoding superoxide dismutase; the encoded protein is MAVYTLPELPYDYAALEPVINPQIVELHHDKHHAAYVKGANDTLEQLAEARDKESWGAVNGLEKSLAFHLSGHILHSIYWHNMTGDGGGEPLAADGVGELADAIAASFGSFAGFKAQLTKAAATTQGSGWGVLAYEPVSGRLIVEQIYDHQGNVGQGSVPILVFDAWEHAFYLQYKNQKVDFVEAMWRVVNWQDVAKRYTAARKNANNLLIAP
- a CDS encoding biotin transporter BioY, with translation MSTAAPAPRTGVVLADLLPAHRARARDLALVVGGAVLTGVAAQLSVPVPGSPVPVTGQTFAALLIGVSLGARRGFLSLALYALLGMAGLPWFSEGASGVSFPTLGYVLGMLLAATVVGALARRGGDRSVVRTAGTMVLGSAIIYAVGVPYLAVSADMSLSAAVSAGLVPFLLGDALKAALAMGALPAAWKLAGRRG
- a CDS encoding ribose-5-phosphate isomerase, with the translated sequence MRVYLGSDHAGFELKNHLVQWLKAQGHDPVDCGPHIFDAQDDYPPFCLRAAERTAADPDSLGIVIGGSGNGEQIAANKVKGVRAVLAWSEQTAALGREHNNANVISVGGRMHTEEEATSFIATFLTTPYSGEERHARRIEMLAEYESTHVLPPIPPHHPRQD
- a CDS encoding Fpg/Nei family DNA glycosylase, with translation MPEGHTIHRLAEDHLDRFGGRPVRVSSPQGKFSDSAALLDGQVLDTVDAHGKHLFLGFGPGGWVHIHLGLFGKVALGDAPAPPPTDTVRLRLVSATAYMDLRGPTTCALITDPEKRAIHDRLGPDPLRPGDDGEKAWARISRSRTTVAALLMDQKVIAGVGNVYRAEVLFRHGIDPYRPGKDLTRAEWDAIWADLVELMREGVRNNRIDTVRPAHTPEAMGRPPRVDDHGGEVYVYRRAALPCLLCGTEIRTAPLAARNLFWCPRCQSADPASS
- a CDS encoding GNAT family N-acetyltransferase, whose amino-acid sequence is MTTDLRELVPADWNRWYTVLEHAFGGVSEISQERALWRDLTEFGRFIGAWDEDECVATAGAFRFGLTVPGGARVDAAGVTMVSVAPTYRRRGVLSAMMRRQLDDVRAWGEPLAVLTASEPAIYGRFGYAAATQELSAEIDTARVRIPPAAPAGNAGRVRLRQVRPNDPAVQAACEKVYASQVPVRPGMIARGPGWERLPVVNGEREQDGMSPLQCVLVERDGEVAGFTLYRVKPEWDRSGPKGTVELRELYARDAEAYGELWRFLFGIDLTSTVRARNRPLDDPFQYLVSDVRRCGLQVRDALYVRLVEVGAALEARTYRTPVDVVVEVKDTFCPWNEGRWRLTGDTKGASCVRTADQADLALSVRELGAAYLGGVSLISLAGAGRVTELRPGALAEASTAFGSDVAPWLPHGF
- a CDS encoding PP2C family protein-serine/threonine phosphatase, coding for MAGNARTDSFTARMRRTLHRGRIALRKSGVDYFRGDGSDWIALVGLLLTVPVIAVVTVAVPVWCAPSTLVLPIVAGGLLLRPASLLGLYAAAATALIVESVVLGPYTEGTGRVTPGVVLVVAACGLFGLLIAQFRARVGVPWRRGGTMLFDLRERIRVQSALPQLPKGWHHEMALRPAGGQSFSGDFVVAARTHGGRTLEVVLTDVSGKGMDAGSRALLLSGAFGGLLGSLPPHGFLPAANGYLLRQDWDEGFATSIHLVLDLDSGDYELLSAGHLPALQLHAGSGRWDEMSGEGPLLGVYDAAQFDPVKGSLRPGDVLMLFTDGLVEAPGRDLAEGIDRLTGEADRYVAGGFEGAAWHLIEAVAKDVNDDRALLLICREA